The following proteins are co-located in the Macrobrachium rosenbergii isolate ZJJX-2024 chromosome 28, ASM4041242v1, whole genome shotgun sequence genome:
- the Mmp1 gene encoding matrix metalloproteinase-16 isoform X1 translates to MAWTTILLTLSITAAVSRSQPVQITGTTSALMYLTKFGYMDPATTNPNSGALLSADSVHKSIMEFQAFAGLNQTGQLDDVTIEMMNTPRCGVKDKVGYGSEARKKRYALQGSRWRVRDLTYRITKYPKALLKPDVDREIAAAFKVWEDATNLKFEAVTGGKVHIEIRFERAEHGDGDPFDGPGGTLAHAYFPIYGGDAHFDDTETWTIGSYKGTNLFQVAAHEFGHSLGLSHSDVQSALMAPFYRGYQRNFKLDNDDELAIQALYGEKSTRPTPPTAAPTASIPGDGTLCSDGRIDAIVTMSDKKTYVFKGSQYWKLTDNGVATGYPRSISRDWGGLPSNINAAFTWTNGKTYFFKGGNYWRFTDLVMDSGYPKSINKGFAGIPDDIDAAFVWSGNGKIYFFKGGNYWRFDPSQRPPVKTSYPKPISNWEGLPNNLDDALQYENGYTYFFKDGQYYRFNDRAFRVDSADPAFPRPVGTWWFGCPASGSQVATGVQQDRGDVPLPNSDAQEDTLDADGSEDEIDYNDLGIRVGAAKSNWYQEAVRSFSPAFLAQPLTLVLSVLAALLLRT, encoded by the exons ATGTACTTAACGAAATTCGGCTACATGGACCCTGCAACGACGAATCCCAATTCAGGCGCTCTGCTCTCCGCGGATTCTGTGCACAAATCCATCATGGAATTCCAG GCATTCGCTGGCTTGAACCAGACGGGCCAATTGGATGATGTGACAATCGAGATGATGAATACGCCCCGTTGTGGTGTCAAGGACAAAGTAGGATACGGTTCCGAAGCTCGGAAGAAGCGCTATGCCCTGCAGG GATCCAGATGGCGAGTGCGTGACCTCACATACAGAATCACCAAGTATCCTAAGGCTCTTCTCAAGCCAGATGTGGACAGAGAAATCGCTGCAGCTTTCAAG GTGTGGGAAGACGCCACCAACCTCAAATTCGAAGCCGTGACCGGCGGCAAAGTGCACATCGAAATCCGCTTCGAAAGAGCCGAGCACGGCGACGGAGACCCATTCGACGGACCAGGGGGCACCCTCGCCCACGCCTACTTCCCAATCTACGGCGGTGACGCTCATTTCGACGATACTGAAACTTGGACCATTGGTAGCTACAAGG GTACCAATCTTTTCCAAGTAGCAGCCCACGAATTCGGTCACTCTCTTGGATTGTCTCACTCCGATGTGCAGTCTGCTCTCATGGCTCCCTTCTACCGTGGTTATCAGAGGAACTTCAAGCTGGATAACGATGATGAACTGGCTATTCAG GCTTTGTACGGAGAAAAATCAACGAGACCAACTCCACCTACTGCGGCTCCCACTGCTTCAATTCCAGGAGATGGCACTCTGTGCAGTGACGGAAGAATCGACGCCATTGTTACCATGTCAGACAAGAAGACTTACGTGTTCAAGG gTTCTCAGTACTGGAAGCTCACAGACAACGGTGTTGCCACGGGCTATCCCCGATCCATCTCAAGGGACTGGGGTGGTCTTCCCTCTAACATTAATGCAGCATTCACATGGACCAATGGAAAAACTTACTTCTTCAAG GGTGGCAACTACTGGCGCTTCACTGACTTGGTCATGGACTCTGGTTATCCCAAGTCTATCAACAAAGGCTTTGCTGGAATCCCTGATGACATCGACGCTGCCTTTGTATGGTCTGGCAATGGCAAAATTTACTTCTTCAAG GGTGGCAATTACTGGAGATTTGACCCCAGCCAGCGCCCACCTGTGAAGACAAGCTATCCTAAACCCATCTCCAACTGGGAAGGCCTTCCCAACAATCTGGACGATGCTCTTCAGTATGAGAATGGGTACACCTATTTCTTCAAG GATGGTCAGTATTACCGCTTCAATGACAGAGCTTTCCGCGTGGACAGCGCTGATCCTGCCTTCCCTCGACCTGTGGGAACATGGTGGTTCGGATGCCCAGCTTCAGGCTCCCAG gtgGCTACAGGAGTACAGCAAGACAGAGGGGATGTCCCATTGCCTAATTCTGATGCCCAAGAAGACACTCTTGATGCTG ACGGCTCAGAGGATGAAATTGACTACAATGATCTGGGAATCCGAGTTGGAGCAGCCAAGAGTAATTGGTATCAGGAGGCTGTTCGGTCGTTTAGCCCGGCTTTCCTTGCTCAGCCCCTTACTCTTGTCTTGAGCGTCCTTGCAGCGCTTCTCCTCAGAACATAA
- the Mmp1 gene encoding matrix metalloproteinase-16 isoform X3: MAWTTILLTLSITAAVSRSQPVQITGTTSALMYLTKFGYMDPATTNPNSGALLSADSVHKSIMEFQAFAGLNQTGQLDDVTIEMMNTPRCGVKDKVGYGSEARKKRYALQGSRWRVRDLTYRITKYPKALLKPDVDREIAAAFKVWEDATNLKFEAVTGGKVHIEIRFERAEHGDGDPFDGPGGTLAHAYFPIYGGDAHFDDTETWTIGSYKGTNLFQVAAHEFGHSLGLSHSDVQSALMAPFYRGYQRNFKLDNDDELAIQALYGEKSTRPTPPTAAPTASIPGDGTLCSDGRIDAIVTMSDKKTYVFKGSQYWKLTDNGVATGYPRSISRDWGGLPSNINAAFTWTNGKTYFFKGGNYWRFTDLVMDSGYPKSINKGFAGIPDDIDAAFVWSGNGKIYFFKGGNYWRFDPSQRPPVKTSYPKPISNWEGLPNNLDDALQYENGYTYFFKDGQYYRFNDRAFRVDSADPAFPRPVGTWWFGCPASGSQVATGVQQDRGDVPLPNSDAQEDTLDAVSD, encoded by the exons ATGTACTTAACGAAATTCGGCTACATGGACCCTGCAACGACGAATCCCAATTCAGGCGCTCTGCTCTCCGCGGATTCTGTGCACAAATCCATCATGGAATTCCAG GCATTCGCTGGCTTGAACCAGACGGGCCAATTGGATGATGTGACAATCGAGATGATGAATACGCCCCGTTGTGGTGTCAAGGACAAAGTAGGATACGGTTCCGAAGCTCGGAAGAAGCGCTATGCCCTGCAGG GATCCAGATGGCGAGTGCGTGACCTCACATACAGAATCACCAAGTATCCTAAGGCTCTTCTCAAGCCAGATGTGGACAGAGAAATCGCTGCAGCTTTCAAG GTGTGGGAAGACGCCACCAACCTCAAATTCGAAGCCGTGACCGGCGGCAAAGTGCACATCGAAATCCGCTTCGAAAGAGCCGAGCACGGCGACGGAGACCCATTCGACGGACCAGGGGGCACCCTCGCCCACGCCTACTTCCCAATCTACGGCGGTGACGCTCATTTCGACGATACTGAAACTTGGACCATTGGTAGCTACAAGG GTACCAATCTTTTCCAAGTAGCAGCCCACGAATTCGGTCACTCTCTTGGATTGTCTCACTCCGATGTGCAGTCTGCTCTCATGGCTCCCTTCTACCGTGGTTATCAGAGGAACTTCAAGCTGGATAACGATGATGAACTGGCTATTCAG GCTTTGTACGGAGAAAAATCAACGAGACCAACTCCACCTACTGCGGCTCCCACTGCTTCAATTCCAGGAGATGGCACTCTGTGCAGTGACGGAAGAATCGACGCCATTGTTACCATGTCAGACAAGAAGACTTACGTGTTCAAGG gTTCTCAGTACTGGAAGCTCACAGACAACGGTGTTGCCACGGGCTATCCCCGATCCATCTCAAGGGACTGGGGTGGTCTTCCCTCTAACATTAATGCAGCATTCACATGGACCAATGGAAAAACTTACTTCTTCAAG GGTGGCAACTACTGGCGCTTCACTGACTTGGTCATGGACTCTGGTTATCCCAAGTCTATCAACAAAGGCTTTGCTGGAATCCCTGATGACATCGACGCTGCCTTTGTATGGTCTGGCAATGGCAAAATTTACTTCTTCAAG GGTGGCAATTACTGGAGATTTGACCCCAGCCAGCGCCCACCTGTGAAGACAAGCTATCCTAAACCCATCTCCAACTGGGAAGGCCTTCCCAACAATCTGGACGATGCTCTTCAGTATGAGAATGGGTACACCTATTTCTTCAAG GATGGTCAGTATTACCGCTTCAATGACAGAGCTTTCCGCGTGGACAGCGCTGATCCTGCCTTCCCTCGACCTGTGGGAACATGGTGGTTCGGATGCCCAGCTTCAGGCTCCCAG gtgGCTACAGGAGTACAGCAAGACAGAGGGGATGTCCCATTGCCTAATTCTGATGCCCAAGAAGACACTCTTGATGCTG TTTCAGACTAA
- the Mmp1 gene encoding matrix metalloproteinase-16 isoform X2 → MAWTTILLTLSITAAVSRSQPVQITGTTSALMYLTKFGYMDPATTNPNSGALLSADSVHKSIMEFQAFAGLNQTGQLDDVTIEMMNTPRCGVKDKVGYGSEARKKRYALQGSRWRVRDLTYRITKYPKALLKPDVDREIAAAFKVWEDATNLKFEAVTGGKVHIEIRFERAEHGDGDPFDGPGGTLAHAYFPIYGGDAHFDDTETWTIGSYKGTNLFQVAAHEFGHSLGLSHSDVQSALMAPFYRGYQRNFKLDNDDELAIQALYGEKSTRPTPPTAAPTASIPGDGTLCSDGRIDAIVTMSDKKTYVFKGSQYWKLTDNGVATGYPRSISRDWGGLPSNINAAFTWTNGKTYFFKGGNYWRFTDLVMDSGYPKSINKGFAGIPDDIDAAFVWSGNGKIYFFKGGNYWRFDPSQRPPVKTSYPKPISNWEGLPNNLDDALQYENGYTYFFKDGQYYRFNDRAFRVDSADPAFPRPVGTWWFGCPASGSQVATGVQQDRGDVPLPNSDAQEDTLDAGRSSSG, encoded by the exons ATGTACTTAACGAAATTCGGCTACATGGACCCTGCAACGACGAATCCCAATTCAGGCGCTCTGCTCTCCGCGGATTCTGTGCACAAATCCATCATGGAATTCCAG GCATTCGCTGGCTTGAACCAGACGGGCCAATTGGATGATGTGACAATCGAGATGATGAATACGCCCCGTTGTGGTGTCAAGGACAAAGTAGGATACGGTTCCGAAGCTCGGAAGAAGCGCTATGCCCTGCAGG GATCCAGATGGCGAGTGCGTGACCTCACATACAGAATCACCAAGTATCCTAAGGCTCTTCTCAAGCCAGATGTGGACAGAGAAATCGCTGCAGCTTTCAAG GTGTGGGAAGACGCCACCAACCTCAAATTCGAAGCCGTGACCGGCGGCAAAGTGCACATCGAAATCCGCTTCGAAAGAGCCGAGCACGGCGACGGAGACCCATTCGACGGACCAGGGGGCACCCTCGCCCACGCCTACTTCCCAATCTACGGCGGTGACGCTCATTTCGACGATACTGAAACTTGGACCATTGGTAGCTACAAGG GTACCAATCTTTTCCAAGTAGCAGCCCACGAATTCGGTCACTCTCTTGGATTGTCTCACTCCGATGTGCAGTCTGCTCTCATGGCTCCCTTCTACCGTGGTTATCAGAGGAACTTCAAGCTGGATAACGATGATGAACTGGCTATTCAG GCTTTGTACGGAGAAAAATCAACGAGACCAACTCCACCTACTGCGGCTCCCACTGCTTCAATTCCAGGAGATGGCACTCTGTGCAGTGACGGAAGAATCGACGCCATTGTTACCATGTCAGACAAGAAGACTTACGTGTTCAAGG gTTCTCAGTACTGGAAGCTCACAGACAACGGTGTTGCCACGGGCTATCCCCGATCCATCTCAAGGGACTGGGGTGGTCTTCCCTCTAACATTAATGCAGCATTCACATGGACCAATGGAAAAACTTACTTCTTCAAG GGTGGCAACTACTGGCGCTTCACTGACTTGGTCATGGACTCTGGTTATCCCAAGTCTATCAACAAAGGCTTTGCTGGAATCCCTGATGACATCGACGCTGCCTTTGTATGGTCTGGCAATGGCAAAATTTACTTCTTCAAG GGTGGCAATTACTGGAGATTTGACCCCAGCCAGCGCCCACCTGTGAAGACAAGCTATCCTAAACCCATCTCCAACTGGGAAGGCCTTCCCAACAATCTGGACGATGCTCTTCAGTATGAGAATGGGTACACCTATTTCTTCAAG GATGGTCAGTATTACCGCTTCAATGACAGAGCTTTCCGCGTGGACAGCGCTGATCCTGCCTTCCCTCGACCTGTGGGAACATGGTGGTTCGGATGCCCAGCTTCAGGCTCCCAG gtgGCTACAGGAGTACAGCAAGACAGAGGGGATGTCCCATTGCCTAATTCTGATGCCCAAGAAGACACTCTTGATGCTG GACGTTCTTCATCTGGCTAA